One Aliidiomarina minuta genomic region harbors:
- a CDS encoding sensor histidine kinase has protein sequence MATKMHAPRNGNHWQSHLKLAVICVLVGIMVHLFGSTKYLSISIFISLGIGFSIRFSRYWLITQYPDMRLWLQYFYALVLAFLVWGVAPILLKVMAGPGDSIDSLQNYLGIFFIGSLAMALVSFVYYRSEQTLALKQALFQAELEQVKKDKLLLETELRLLQSQIEPHFLFNTLATIQALIAVDSRQASEMLTALTSLLRQSLDRTRTEWLTLEHELQFNKAYLAIQKIRLGERLKLEYDISDQLTDDIMFPPMLLQPLLENAVTHGIEQLKNGGTLTLSIKLDGQNLIITIINHCKPGGSQHTGAQVGLNNVQQRLAQLYAERAKLSYDIGYDNSAADLVRVTLEVPIHVASD, from the coding sequence ATGGCGACCAAGATGCATGCACCGCGCAACGGCAATCATTGGCAGAGCCACCTGAAGCTGGCAGTCATCTGTGTTTTAGTCGGTATTATGGTTCACCTGTTTGGTTCGACCAAATACCTGAGTATCTCTATCTTCATCTCATTAGGCATCGGTTTTAGCATTCGCTTCTCACGTTATTGGCTGATAACCCAATATCCTGATATGCGCCTCTGGTTGCAGTATTTTTATGCCCTGGTGCTGGCCTTTCTGGTCTGGGGGGTTGCCCCCATTTTATTAAAGGTGATGGCAGGGCCGGGAGACTCTATTGATTCGCTACAGAATTACCTAGGTATCTTTTTTATTGGCAGCCTGGCCATGGCGCTGGTCAGTTTTGTCTACTATCGCAGTGAACAAACCCTGGCGCTAAAGCAAGCCCTGTTTCAGGCTGAATTGGAACAAGTAAAAAAAGACAAGTTACTACTCGAAACTGAACTACGTTTACTGCAGTCTCAAATAGAACCCCACTTTTTATTTAACACCCTGGCCACTATTCAGGCGTTAATAGCTGTGGATAGTCGACAAGCCAGCGAGATGTTAACCGCACTGACTTCGCTGCTGCGACAAAGTTTGGACAGAACCCGAACCGAATGGCTGACATTAGAGCACGAACTGCAATTTAATAAGGCCTATCTGGCTATCCAAAAAATCAGGTTAGGCGAACGTTTAAAGCTGGAATACGATATTAGCGATCAACTGACCGACGATATTATGTTTCCCCCTATGCTATTACAGCCCTTGCTTGAAAACGCCGTGACCCATGGCATTGAACAACTGAAAAATGGTGGCACCTTAACACTCAGCATCAAACTCGACGGGCAAAACCTTATTATTACTATCATTAATCATTGTAAACCCGGCGGCAGTCAGCACACAGGTGCTCAAGTGGGATTGAACAATGTTCAACAGCGGCTCGCGCAGCTATATGCTGAGCGGGCAAAGCTCAGTTATGATATCGGTTATGATAACAGTGCAGCCGATTTGGTACGTGTTACTTTAGAGGTGCCTATTCATGTCGCAAGCGATTGA
- a CDS encoding LytR/AlgR family response regulator transcription factor, with the protein MSQAIEVVIADDEPLLRAHLKMMIEETWPEADIVGLAANGEEALALIEAFAPTVVFLDIKMPGTDGLEVSRTLCDVSNPPYVVFVTAYDQHAVEAFENQAIDYLLKPIEKNRLERTIRRIKKLLLNQSPDLDQKAQFSALLSELQKNSQPTPTASYLKWLKASKSHETFVIDIEDVDYFIADNKYTEISAGEQKYLIKTPIATLENELDPDAFWRIHRNCMVRVEQIQRVIKDELGHVVVELKNSTDTLLVSRKYHRLFKQM; encoded by the coding sequence ATGTCGCAAGCGATTGAAGTTGTCATTGCCGATGACGAGCCCCTGTTACGCGCTCACCTTAAAATGATGATTGAAGAAACATGGCCCGAGGCTGATATTGTTGGTTTAGCAGCAAATGGCGAAGAGGCATTGGCTCTGATTGAAGCCTTCGCTCCAACGGTGGTATTTTTGGATATCAAAATGCCTGGCACTGACGGTCTCGAAGTATCCCGAACATTATGCGACGTCAGCAATCCGCCCTATGTGGTTTTTGTCACCGCCTATGATCAACATGCCGTTGAGGCATTTGAAAACCAGGCCATTGACTACTTATTAAAACCCATAGAAAAAAACAGATTAGAGCGCACCATCAGAAGGATCAAAAAACTACTGCTTAACCAATCACCGGATTTAGATCAGAAGGCTCAATTCAGCGCCCTACTTTCTGAATTACAGAAAAACAGCCAACCGACGCCCACGGCAAGCTATCTAAAATGGCTGAAAGCTAGCAAAAGTCATGAAACCTTCGTTATCGATATAGAGGACGTGGATTATTTTATTGCCGATAACAAGTACACAGAAATTAGCGCTGGCGAACAGAAATATCTGATTAAAACCCCTATTGCAACACTGGAAAACGAACTCGACCCAGATGCTTTCTGGCGCATTCATCGCAATTGTATGGTCAGAGTGGAGCAGATACAGCGTGTCATCAAAGACGAACTCGGGCATGTTGTGGTGGAACTTAAAAATAGCACCGACACCTTGCTTGTAAGCCGGAAGTATCACCGCTTATTCAAACAGATGTAA
- a CDS encoding amidase, protein MVVARKIITSLNLAPFTIVLSLFFVGCSATSTELPSDQFRWTDTATVQAQLNSGELSSTQLVQYYLDQIAGNNHQGHDIRAIIEVNPEALEQARQLDEERQRGNVRSPLHGLPVVLKANIATHDELATTAGATVMKDFITSKDAALVTQLRDAGAIILGKANLSEWANFRGQDSISGWSGLGGQTRNPYVLTHNPCGSSSGSGAAVAADFSLLAIGTETDGSIMCPASVNGVVGVKATRGAVSGYGIIPIASAQDIAGPMTRQVFGAAVLLDAMTTIEAKSRYGTSLAEATKQNFKGESVVVVRAYDDRFSGIEVMTDNLVTALQSNGIEVIEVDEWSLPDQLYADEFEVLLYEFKRDLNAWLVEFDAPAQSMQAVIDFNEANADSELALFGQEYFEIAVNIDLTDAAESYNNALFNGRRLAEEHLDQYLKKQGASAILIPAYGPAWPTEPTEDDEGFSFGTSTAAAVSGYPSITLPLGQQGPLPLGLSVIGLPWSEANLFSLAALLETQLGGFKPPQFLPALEAEITAE, encoded by the coding sequence ATGGTCGTTGCCAGAAAAATTATAACAAGTCTGAATCTTGCTCCATTTACTATTGTCTTAAGTCTTTTCTTTGTCGGCTGCAGTGCCACATCGACCGAACTGCCATCGGATCAATTCCGCTGGACAGATACCGCGACGGTTCAGGCACAGCTAAACTCAGGCGAACTATCGAGTACTCAGCTGGTGCAGTATTACCTCGATCAAATAGCAGGAAACAATCACCAGGGTCATGATATCCGGGCCATCATTGAAGTTAACCCGGAAGCTCTCGAACAAGCTCGGCAGTTGGACGAGGAACGCCAACGTGGCAATGTCCGTAGCCCATTGCATGGGCTCCCTGTTGTGCTAAAAGCCAACATAGCGACTCATGACGAACTCGCAACCACCGCAGGTGCCACGGTGATGAAAGATTTCATTACCAGCAAAGATGCTGCGCTAGTTACTCAGCTGCGCGATGCTGGCGCCATTATTCTAGGTAAGGCGAATTTATCAGAATGGGCTAATTTTCGCGGGCAGGACTCTATAAGTGGCTGGTCAGGTCTGGGTGGACAAACACGCAATCCATATGTACTTACCCATAATCCATGTGGCTCGAGTTCTGGCTCAGGAGCCGCCGTTGCTGCTGACTTTAGCTTACTGGCAATAGGGACAGAAACTGACGGTTCGATAATGTGCCCTGCCTCGGTGAATGGTGTTGTGGGGGTTAAAGCGACACGAGGCGCGGTATCAGGCTACGGCATCATCCCAATTGCGTCAGCTCAGGACATTGCAGGACCCATGACTCGCCAGGTTTTTGGAGCAGCGGTGCTGCTTGATGCAATGACTACCATTGAGGCAAAAAGTCGCTACGGTACATCACTGGCTGAAGCAACAAAACAAAATTTCAAAGGTGAATCTGTAGTGGTCGTTCGTGCATATGATGACCGGTTTAGTGGCATCGAAGTAATGACTGATAACCTGGTGACGGCTTTGCAAAGCAATGGCATAGAAGTTATCGAAGTTGATGAGTGGAGTTTACCTGACCAACTCTATGCGGACGAGTTTGAGGTTTTATTATACGAGTTTAAACGCGATTTGAATGCCTGGCTGGTCGAGTTTGATGCGCCAGCTCAGAGTATGCAGGCGGTCATTGATTTCAACGAAGCAAACGCAGATTCAGAATTAGCACTATTTGGCCAGGAGTACTTTGAAATAGCAGTAAATATTGACCTCACTGATGCTGCAGAGAGTTACAATAACGCGCTATTTAATGGTCGCCGTTTGGCTGAAGAACACCTGGATCAGTACCTCAAAAAACAAGGTGCCAGCGCCATTTTAATACCGGCCTACGGCCCCGCCTGGCCCACTGAACCCACCGAAGACGACGAAGGTTTTAGTTTTGGCACCTCAACCGCCGCTGCAGTTTCTGGCTACCCGTCGATTACCCTACCGCTAGGTCAACAGGGTCCATTACCTTTAGGCCTGAGTGTTATAGGGTTGCCATGGAGTGAGGCAAATTTATTCAGCTTAGCGGCCTTGCTCGAAACGCAACTGGGTGGCTTTAAACCTCCTCAGTTCTTGCCAGCTCTGGAAGCTGAAATAACCGCAGAGTAA
- a CDS encoding magnesium transporter, with protein sequence MLFYHHHLTTALHSRLSGSLADEWLKAAAQVDIQHLAEDLLLLDIEDLAARFIELDVSSQLGLIQCFTEEEVAALVKQLRPIARRRLLKQLPLKELARVFGRLPLDIRNAALRHLNRPKQQRFWKYRKAWHKAFSYDPKVSILSLQTSVAEAIDYYYSQAHQSHYLYVVDEHGIFYGVVSGRVLANITKTSAPIGLFVQQACELIVPDHDADFVAHCLSHYQVPELPVVNQHYQLLGVVDIDDLG encoded by the coding sequence ATGTTATTTTATCACCACCATTTAACCACAGCTTTACACAGCCGGCTCAGCGGATCGCTTGCTGATGAATGGCTTAAAGCGGCCGCCCAGGTTGATATACAGCACCTGGCCGAAGACCTGTTATTACTGGATATCGAAGACCTAGCTGCACGGTTCATTGAGCTTGATGTATCCTCTCAGCTTGGCCTCATTCAGTGCTTTACCGAAGAGGAAGTGGCCGCACTTGTTAAGCAACTGCGACCGATTGCCCGGCGGCGACTGCTGAAGCAGCTTCCACTTAAGGAACTTGCGCGAGTCTTTGGCAGACTTCCCCTGGATATCAGAAATGCAGCGTTAAGACACCTGAACCGCCCGAAACAACAACGCTTTTGGAAATACCGTAAGGCATGGCACAAAGCCTTTAGTTATGATCCTAAGGTGAGTATTTTGTCTCTGCAAACATCGGTTGCTGAAGCCATTGACTACTATTATAGCCAGGCGCATCAAAGCCATTACCTGTACGTGGTCGATGAGCATGGCATCTTTTACGGTGTGGTATCAGGCCGTGTGCTGGCTAATATTACCAAGACATCAGCTCCCATTGGTCTCTTTGTACAACAGGCCTGCGAGTTGATAGTGCCGGATCACGATGCTGACTTTGTCGCTCATTGCCTGAGTCACTATCAGGTACCAGAGCTGCCTGTAGTTAATCAGCACTATCAATTACTGGGCGTTGTTGATATTGACGATCTTGGTTAG
- the mgtE gene encoding magnesium transporter, which produces MTQAELKAKIEMQMSSLDANDWLLLVNNNQHADIVEELEQFSAEKTAALLIKLPNPELASLFGYFSPSYQDELLQAIDETEQLRLFKAMARDERVDVYQRLPEEEQKGILPKLAKQEQEDILQLASYADGTVGAVVTSAYVAIPENMTVIEALRYVRKNAAEMETIYQVYVVDKQQRLIGTMSLRELMTEKDDATVSEVMRTDLVSVSAEQPQQDAADAIRRYDLLSLPVTNGGNKLIGIVTVDDAMDVDVVESTEDFHKGGGTLALKDVSLREVSTWTMFAKRAPWLIILVFANMFSGGVIESYEDTILTYVALVFFLPLLVDSGGNAGAQASTLMVRALATGDLHLKDWLKTLGREFWVALLLGIAMAIAVYGLGVYRGGTDIALVVSISMVAVVFAGSMIGMSLPFLLSRLKLDPATASAPLITSIADFVGVLLYFYIAVTILGGSGA; this is translated from the coding sequence ATGACCCAAGCAGAATTAAAAGCAAAAATTGAAATGCAGATGAGTAGCCTGGACGCGAATGACTGGCTGCTATTAGTTAACAATAACCAACACGCTGATATCGTTGAAGAGCTTGAACAGTTTTCGGCTGAGAAAACGGCTGCGTTATTGATTAAGTTACCCAACCCAGAGCTGGCTAGTTTATTTGGTTACTTCAGCCCGTCTTACCAGGACGAGTTGCTGCAAGCTATTGATGAAACAGAGCAACTACGTCTGTTCAAAGCTATGGCACGCGATGAGCGGGTCGATGTGTATCAGCGTCTTCCGGAGGAAGAGCAAAAAGGCATTTTGCCTAAACTGGCTAAGCAAGAGCAGGAAGACATTCTGCAGCTCGCTTCATACGCCGATGGCACTGTAGGTGCGGTGGTAACTTCAGCTTATGTAGCCATTCCTGAGAATATGACTGTGATCGAAGCACTGCGTTATGTGCGCAAGAATGCTGCGGAAATGGAAACTATTTATCAGGTATACGTGGTCGATAAGCAGCAGCGCCTGATCGGTACAATGTCGTTGCGTGAGCTGATGACAGAAAAAGACGATGCCACTGTCAGTGAGGTGATGCGCACAGACTTAGTTTCAGTCAGTGCCGAGCAGCCACAGCAGGATGCTGCAGACGCTATTCGTCGTTACGACTTGTTGTCACTGCCCGTTACTAATGGCGGCAACAAACTGATTGGTATTGTTACCGTTGATGATGCGATGGATGTTGATGTGGTCGAGAGCACCGAGGACTTCCACAAAGGCGGTGGTACTTTAGCTCTAAAGGACGTGTCGTTGCGCGAAGTCAGCACCTGGACCATGTTCGCAAAACGAGCGCCCTGGCTGATCATACTGGTATTTGCCAATATGTTCTCCGGCGGAGTGATTGAAAGTTACGAGGACACCATTTTAACTTATGTTGCTCTCGTATTCTTCTTACCACTTCTGGTCGATAGTGGCGGTAACGCGGGCGCTCAGGCCTCAACCTTGATGGTACGGGCATTGGCAACCGGTGACTTGCACTTAAAAGACTGGCTTAAAACCCTGGGTCGCGAGTTCTGGGTTGCATTGTTGTTAGGTATCGCTATGGCCATTGCAGTTTATGGACTGGGTGTTTACCGCGGTGGTACGGATATCGCGCTGGTCGTCTCTATTTCGATGGTGGCAGTCGTCTTTGCCGGTAGCATGATTGGTATGAGCTTACCTTTCCTACTGTCGCGTTTAAAGCTTGACCCGGCAACAGCGAGTGCGCCTTTGATTACCTCGATTGCTGATTTCGTCGGTGTGCTGTTGTACTTCTACATTGCAGTTACCATTCTTGGCGGATCAGGCGCATAA
- a CDS encoding FtsX-like permease family protein, which yields MVTNSYLFEVTCEWRRWAGQRGKLLVLLLGFAIVCALLTLSLRFGQILLSANPGWLGSDDYFYTLAYQHEDGRQAPVNKVAVQNASELADVEQASWLSFSNAPLESSNWTLRDPLVAFYADNFFSMTGVSELPPAEQSNTVWISERFWREELQASPSVVGERFYHERVPHAFVVGGVLPASLNKLGNWQPDVWIPGDYLRFTTPFDASSETMVDRFLNAAPIYFGVFSSEKRLNEESLTERLRAIDTSVSGMSFASEGGVLQVYRGIELSPVERQNMLAQWRLLIFLVVALGVVLAFNTFMVFTSRFLIYQKDYQIMRVVGATPRYQLGSALFVAAVKLAVIAIVSLLLLLILETVISKHPTYQALQGDMSLGINYGQWLASWMLISVVFLACFLVPLIRVSKKELFDRAMGTSSSKLRKLGAQGNLALQLTVALVSLNMALTFALYQWQAMTDSSIEVSTQSLNVSQRGTGLAIRSLTEGGVADIDAGEVAVSFAPFAQPQTLAIEDPNLLPQQVTFDIHYVTRNYFDVLDVATFAGNEDWQSGIRINRRAADILGGNGSGSDLVGTSLTLGGIHGHAQITGIVDNVPHRGRARASEPMIYLSVEASAHAPRSVTFFFGEADRIAQALHTWLNREMIDPSFSETRSIAQILAQQDQAVNSLFISTVLISALIIASVLISLGYQIKARLRVDRHEYGVLLAIGAPPQSLLLRVLRHAFMALAVAVPLAVFILALITGQVQANSALPISFEPVAFILACFATLLLTMVTAMVPLRRILKEPIFSYLRQG from the coding sequence ATGGTAACTAACTCTTATTTATTTGAGGTTACCTGTGAGTGGCGGCGATGGGCGGGTCAGCGGGGCAAGCTGCTGGTTCTTTTGCTTGGCTTTGCCATTGTGTGCGCGTTACTTACCTTATCGCTGAGATTTGGTCAGATATTGTTGAGCGCTAATCCTGGATGGCTTGGCAGCGATGATTATTTTTATACTCTCGCGTATCAGCATGAAGATGGCCGTCAGGCCCCGGTCAATAAAGTGGCCGTGCAGAATGCCTCCGAGCTGGCAGATGTTGAACAGGCGTCCTGGTTGTCGTTTAGCAATGCTCCATTGGAGTCTTCAAATTGGACACTGCGCGACCCTCTGGTGGCTTTTTATGCCGACAACTTCTTTAGTATGACCGGAGTGTCCGAACTACCCCCTGCTGAACAGAGCAATACGGTCTGGATTAGTGAGCGTTTCTGGCGCGAGGAACTTCAGGCCTCGCCCTCGGTAGTGGGGGAGCGCTTTTATCACGAACGGGTGCCCCATGCGTTTGTGGTGGGCGGTGTGTTGCCGGCATCGTTAAATAAGCTCGGAAACTGGCAACCGGATGTATGGATTCCTGGCGACTATCTGCGCTTTACCACGCCATTTGATGCCAGTAGCGAAACCATGGTCGACCGATTTTTGAATGCGGCGCCCATTTATTTTGGTGTTTTTAGCTCCGAAAAGCGGCTAAACGAAGAGAGCCTCACCGAGCGCCTGAGAGCTATTGACACCAGCGTTTCCGGTATGAGCTTTGCGAGTGAGGGCGGAGTGCTGCAAGTATACCGAGGCATTGAACTCTCGCCCGTCGAGCGACAAAATATGCTGGCGCAATGGCGGCTGTTAATATTCCTGGTGGTCGCCTTAGGGGTGGTGTTGGCCTTCAATACCTTCATGGTGTTCACCAGCCGTTTTTTGATCTACCAAAAAGACTACCAAATCATGCGCGTAGTTGGTGCCACCCCAAGGTATCAGCTTGGCAGCGCCCTGTTTGTTGCCGCGGTCAAGCTTGCGGTCATTGCGATTGTATCTTTGCTACTACTGCTGATACTGGAAACCGTGATTAGCAAGCATCCGACCTACCAGGCACTGCAGGGGGATATGAGCCTGGGGATCAACTACGGGCAATGGCTGGCCAGCTGGATGTTGATATCTGTAGTTTTCCTGGCGTGCTTCTTGGTGCCGCTTATCAGGGTATCGAAAAAAGAACTGTTCGACAGAGCCATGGGGACCAGCAGTAGTAAGTTGCGCAAACTAGGTGCGCAGGGAAACCTGGCGTTGCAGTTGACCGTAGCCCTGGTGTCATTAAATATGGCGCTGACTTTTGCTTTGTATCAATGGCAGGCCATGACCGATAGCAGTATTGAGGTAAGCACGCAGTCGTTGAACGTCAGTCAGCGAGGAACCGGGCTGGCAATCCGGTCGCTGACGGAGGGCGGAGTTGCGGATATAGATGCGGGTGAGGTCGCGGTGTCCTTTGCACCTTTTGCACAACCGCAGACGCTCGCCATAGAGGACCCTAATTTATTACCTCAGCAGGTTACCTTCGACATACATTATGTCACCAGAAACTATTTTGACGTATTAGATGTAGCGACGTTCGCAGGTAATGAGGACTGGCAAAGCGGTATTCGCATCAATCGGAGAGCAGCTGATATTCTAGGCGGGAACGGCTCCGGTAGCGACCTTGTGGGTACTAGTCTGACTCTGGGTGGAATTCATGGTCACGCACAGATTACCGGGATTGTTGATAATGTGCCTCACCGCGGAAGGGCGCGGGCGAGCGAGCCAATGATTTATTTATCTGTTGAAGCGAGCGCTCACGCTCCGCGGTCTGTGACGTTTTTCTTCGGCGAGGCAGACAGAATCGCACAAGCGTTGCATACCTGGTTGAATCGGGAAATGATTGATCCTTCTTTTTCCGAGACCAGGTCGATAGCCCAGATTCTGGCGCAGCAAGATCAGGCGGTGAATTCGTTATTTATTTCCACTGTGCTCATTTCGGCTTTAATCATTGCCAGTGTGCTGATAAGCCTGGGGTATCAGATTAAAGCCAGGCTGAGAGTGGATCGGCATGAGTACGGCGTTTTGCTGGCCATTGGGGCACCACCACAAAGTCTACTGTTAAGAGTGTTACGGCATGCGTTCATGGCACTTGCCGTCGCTGTGCCTTTGGCCGTATTCATTCTGGCGCTCATAACGGGACAAGTGCAAGCGAATAGTGCGCTACCGATTTCCTTCGAACCCGTTGCATTTATTTTAGCTTGTTTTGCTACCTTATTACTCACCATGGTGACTGCGATGGTGCCGCTAAGACGGATTTTAAAGGAACCTATTTTCAGTTATTTGCGGCAAGGCTGA
- a CDS encoding ABC transporter ATP-binding protein, producing the protein MDSLIKLNNIGRTFGQGAGKLDALSDISLEVADGESLAIEGTSGSGKSTLLSIIGLLDQETSGEYFLRAHQVTGLTAKQKSVLRNRHIGWIFQNFNLINDMTAIENVALPLRYDSSVPSAEYVERAANALERVGLSAKMKSRPNELSGGQQQRVAIARALVNKPSLLLADEPTGNLDSKTSGSIVDLLLELQSEGTTVILVTHDAAVAGRCQRKIRLEDGRLVDGN; encoded by the coding sequence ATGGATAGCTTAATAAAATTAAATAACATTGGCCGCACCTTTGGTCAGGGAGCGGGCAAGCTGGACGCGCTGAGTGATATATCGCTGGAGGTAGCGGACGGTGAGAGCCTTGCTATTGAAGGCACATCTGGCAGTGGCAAATCGACACTGCTGTCCATCATCGGCTTACTTGATCAGGAAACATCCGGCGAGTATTTTTTGCGTGCGCATCAGGTCACGGGTTTAACCGCAAAACAAAAAAGCGTGCTGCGTAATCGTCATATTGGCTGGATATTCCAGAATTTTAATTTGATCAATGACATGACGGCGATTGAGAACGTGGCCTTACCGCTCAGGTACGATTCCAGTGTGCCTTCAGCGGAATATGTTGAACGAGCTGCCAATGCCCTTGAACGCGTCGGGTTATCGGCCAAGATGAAGTCACGGCCCAATGAGCTCTCTGGTGGTCAACAGCAACGTGTTGCGATAGCCCGGGCTCTGGTCAATAAACCCAGCTTGCTGCTTGCCGATGAACCTACAGGTAATCTGGATTCGAAGACCAGTGGCAGCATAGTGGACCTGTTGTTGGAGTTACAGAGTGAGGGGACCACCGTGATTCTGGTCACTCATGACGCCGCTGTTGCAGGCCGTTGTCAGCGTAAAATACGCCTTGAGGATGGGCGGCTTGTCGATGGTAACTAA
- a CDS encoding efflux RND transporter periplasmic adaptor subunit, whose protein sequence is MLDIPDRENLLRRGWLPLVIIGGCALLLALAVLSWKTLTASTAHEIHISEADIGHVEARVSAFGRLLPRQTSSIISEVDGTVVQINRYPGSELAEGDSIITLRNPLLEREKERAQLSVLEAMAGWESAKAQLQREAIQLDNDVEILRNEIVFAERELETMEVLIEQQIIAQLDFLRAQTSVEQAHLKLNLGRRSIEAFSQYRDAEEQAYRYRLEQAEKLLAMAENDIEQLDIKATRSGLLNELGDDIEPGTPVQRGQVIAQITDPQSLYADLLISASDAAQVQVGQAAVINVRGQRVRGEVLRIHPSAQNNQVRLEVVFLDGLPDSSRPNLEVTSQITTAEAENVIRIRTPTYVTQGHSTAYVFVGNGERFERREATFGVLSGDYVEVVSGIEAGDHVLLDIPVAMRTRNFVTKRDLTNG, encoded by the coding sequence ATGCTAGATATTCCAGATCGAGAGAATTTGCTTCGCCGGGGCTGGCTTCCGTTGGTCATTATTGGCGGGTGCGCTTTGTTGCTGGCGCTTGCTGTGCTCTCGTGGAAAACCTTAACGGCTTCAACGGCACATGAGATCCATATCAGTGAGGCGGATATTGGTCATGTTGAAGCCCGGGTTTCTGCGTTCGGTCGCCTTTTACCGCGCCAAACGAGCAGCATTATTTCGGAAGTGGATGGCACTGTTGTTCAAATTAATCGTTACCCCGGCTCTGAACTAGCCGAAGGTGACAGTATTATCACCTTGCGAAACCCTTTGCTGGAACGCGAAAAAGAGCGCGCTCAGTTGTCGGTGCTGGAAGCTATGGCAGGCTGGGAATCAGCAAAAGCCCAGTTACAACGAGAAGCGATCCAGTTAGACAATGATGTCGAGATACTGCGCAATGAAATTGTGTTTGCTGAGCGTGAGCTGGAAACCATGGAAGTACTGATTGAGCAGCAAATCATTGCGCAATTAGACTTCCTGCGTGCGCAAACCTCAGTGGAACAAGCGCATTTAAAACTGAACCTGGGGCGTAGAAGCATAGAGGCATTCTCTCAGTACCGGGACGCCGAAGAACAAGCCTATCGTTATCGGTTGGAGCAGGCCGAGAAGCTGTTAGCTATGGCGGAAAACGATATTGAGCAGCTGGATATTAAAGCAACGCGTTCGGGGCTTTTAAATGAGCTTGGTGACGATATCGAGCCTGGAACACCGGTCCAGCGTGGGCAGGTCATCGCGCAAATAACGGACCCGCAATCTTTGTATGCGGACCTTTTGATTTCAGCCAGTGATGCGGCGCAGGTACAGGTTGGCCAGGCGGCAGTGATTAATGTTCGCGGGCAGAGAGTGCGGGGCGAAGTCCTGAGAATTCACCCCAGTGCGCAGAATAATCAGGTGCGCCTGGAGGTTGTATTTCTTGATGGACTTCCCGACTCCAGCCGCCCGAACCTGGAAGTAACCTCACAAATTACCACTGCAGAAGCTGAGAATGTGATACGCATCCGAACCCCGACCTATGTGACGCAGGGACATAGCACGGCGTATGTTTTTGTGGGTAATGGCGAACGCTTTGAAAGACGGGAAGCGACGTTTGGTGTGTTAAGTGGGGATTATGTAGAGGTGGTTTCCGGCATAGAAGCGGGCGACCATGTGCTGCTGGATATCCCCGTCGCTATGCGCACAAGAAACTTCGTGACAAAAAGGGATTTAACCAATGGATAG